ATCTGCCTCCACAGCACCACCCTGTGGCCAATCTCCATCTGGCCAAGTCAGTCCCCTTCTTAGTGCCCTTCCACCGATTTCCACCAGATTCTGTAAAATCAAATATAAACTCCATAGCACACACTCTAGGCCCTCCATAATTGGACTTGATTGCTTCTCCAGCATTGCCGCTGGCTCCTCCCTGGCTCACTCTTAGCAGTACCGAAACATGGAGTCTTTGACAGTTCCCTGCACACACTTGGTCCAGGACACCTTTCCTGACTTCTTCTCGTGGGCACCTCTTACAACCGTGTATTCACAAAAATACATTGTTAAGTGATGAAAACGTCAGATCCTCTCTGCCCAAAATCTCCCATGACTCCCATTTCACCCAGAGAAAGCTTAAGTCCCTACCATGGTATATAGGCCCTTACACGTGAAACTTCTGGACCAAAGATTATGGAACCTACATATTGCAATGTTGCTTTTCCCCATAGAGTATGCCATGTTACACTCCCATAGTGGGTTAGAGTGTACTCCTGTAAACCAGCAATGAGTgctatcaattttaaaatttttgctaaaTTGTTAGATAGTAACttattgatgtttttatttgcatttagaGGATTACTTATAAGGTAGACTCTTTTTCCATATTGGTTAACCagttatattttctcatttggaaaagaCATAAAAGTATGGccgagcacagtgactcacacctgtaatcccagccctttcagaggctgaggcgggaggatcacttgagcccaggagttcgagaatagcctgggcaacataggaagaccctgtctctacaaaaaatacaaacattagctgggcatggtggcacacacctgtagttccagcgacctgggaggattgtttgagccaggaggtcaaggctacagtgagctgtgatcgcaccactgcactccagcctgggtgacaaagcaagaccctgtctcaaaaaaaaaaagggacgagttttttttaatgtatcaatcttttattttttatttatttatttatttatttttgagacgaagtctcgctccatcgcccaggctggagtgcagtggcgcaatctcagctcactgcaagctccacctcctgggttcatgccattgtcctgcctcagcctcccaagtagctgagactacaggcacccgccaccacgcctggctaattttttgtattttcttttagtagagacagggtttcaccatgtttgccaagctggtcgtgaactcctgacctcatgatccacccgcctcaggttcccaaagtgctaggattacaggcgtgaaacaccgcgcccggcctaacgtATCAATCTTGATATTCTCCCTCCTCTGTCCTATTTCCTCCCCTGTCACCTGcagtctttctttccttcagttccttctcatttttctgtCACATCATTTCTCTACCAGCAACCATTGAAAAATAACTCCACATctgtacctactgtgtgccatgcAATTTCCTAAGTACTTTGCCTGCACTGATGCTAATTCTACCAAGGTAGTCACTGtttccatttgacagatgaggagctggagacccagagagAATAAGTAATTAGCCCAAGGAACAGACTAAGCATTATCGTCTCTTCCTTCCTGCACCACAATGCATCCCAGTTCATCTGTCCATATCTATCTTTGTCAACTAaggtttatctttttctcttccccattTTCTCCCCTGAGGAGTCTTTATTGTCTTTGATGCTCCATTTTAAATTAtccatgtttctttctcttggtttctcGTCAGATCTCTCTGGGTTCCTTCCTCCTCCCATGCCTCCTTCCTCTTAGCAAACCCACTTACTATGGAAAGCTTATCTctgtcctcctcttcccctccatgCGGCAGTCTTCGGCCTAATCCTGGTGAAATAAACACTGCAGTACAGGCCTGGCAAAGGAGTGGGGAGTAGGgaagagtcagagaaggagaggccaggcatggtggctcacacctgtaatctcagcattttgtgaggccgaggctggcggatcacctcaggtcaggagttcaagatcagcctggccaacagggtgaaaccccgtctctactaataatacaaaaattagccgggcgtagtggcaggcacctgtaatcccagctactcgggaggctgaggcagaagaatcacttgaacccgggaggcagaggttgcagtgagccaagattgcactattgcactccagcctgggcaacaagagtgaaactctgtctcaaaaaaaaaagagaaggaactgGCAGTGTGGGGAGCAGGACAGGAAGACTGTTTTCGTGAGGTGAAGGCCAGGAATGTGACTTTTGGGGCACGAGGGCACATGTGAGCATATGGGTAAGTATGTGTTGGGGGCTACCAAGGATTTGGGGCTTTTGTGAGTAAGAAGATTACATGGGTTTGAAAAAGAGATtggagggccaggcgcagtgactcacgcctgtaatcctagcactttaggaggctggggtgggaggatcgcttgagcccaggaatttaagaccagcttggggccgggagcggtggtggctcatgcctgtaatcccagcactttgggaggccgaggagggcctCCCAAaagggaggtcaggagttcgagaccagcctggccaacatagtgaaaccccgtctctactaaaaatgcaaaaaattagctaggcatagtgatgggcgcctgtaatcccagctacttggaaggctgaggcagaatgttgcagtgagccaaaaaaaagaccagcttgggcaacatagtgatgagaccttctctctacaaaaaatttaaaaattagccaggcacggtggcgggcgcctgtggtcccagccactcgggaggctgaggtgggaagatcacctgagcccaggaagtcaaagctatagtgagctgtgatcaggccactgcactccagcctgggcaacacagcaagaccctgtctaaaaaaaagaaagaaaggaaaaaagagaaaaaggaaggccgggcgcggtggctcaagcctgtaatcccagcactttgggaggctgaggcgggcggatcacaaggtcaggagatcgagaccacagtgaaaccccgtctctactaaaaatacaaaaaattagccaggcgcggtggcgggcgcctgtagtcctagctactcaggaggctgaggcaggagaatggcgtgaacccaggaggcggagcttgcagtgagccgagatcgcgccactgcactccagcctgggcaacagcgtgagactccgtctcaaaaaaaaaaaaagaaagaaaaaggaaaagagattggGAAACATGACGATCTCAGATGGGACTTGAGTCTCAGAGAAGCAGTATGTGTGGGTCCCAGCAGGCAGCAAAGACTAACAGGAGGAGACCCCCAGACAGATGGAAACAGCGCAGGGTCTGAGATCGGACCAAATCCACAAAGCCTCCAGAGGTAAATTTGGCCCCCATTCTCCCCCACATCATAGTTAAGTGATATCCCCTCACAATGTCCCCACCTCCCCCAGGTCCCAGTCACACAGCAGGAGCCTGTGGCCAGCATAACGCAGGACTGGAGGGGCGCTAAGATCCAGGACACTAAGGCAGGCCTGGCGCCGGGACTCCCTGTGGTCTGGACAGTGAGGGCGGTGAAAGGGATCTGGACACCTTCCTCCCCTGGGCTCACTTTGATTTCACCCCTGCCAGGGTTTGTGAGCTGGTTCCATGCACTTCCTGCCTGAGCAGGAGCAGCACACTGAATGACTGTCCCATCCCCCACCTTCCCCACACCGACACAGGCTCACTATTATCACCCATTATTATCAGACACTCCTatccctgccctctccccagcACACTTTGCAGAAAGGTGTGTGGATATAAATCACTGCCCAGAGCAACCTGAACTAAGAACCAGCCCCAGCCCTACACTTGTTCTTTCAGGAAACCCTCCCAGCAGCAGCCTCCCTATTGGCCCCATTGGCCCTCCTTGTCCTCCCTACCAGAGCACAGAGGGACTGAGGGTTCCTTACCAAGATGCCTCTACAACCCCCACAGCCCACGGCCCGCTCATGCTGATTGTCATTTTTAAGTTTATGCCCAAAACCCAGCCAACCTGGTTCATGCTTAAGCCCTAGACCACACAGGAAATCCACAGAGCCACACAACCGAGGCCTCTCCACTTCCCTGGCAGAGCTCCAGGACCCAGAAGCCTGGGGAGTCAGCCTGGGCCATGACCAGGCCCTCAGGGATAAGGCAGGGGCTCCTCTCTGCTCCACCTCTCCCActtgtctggggaggcctcaaagtTAGAagcccccttcccgagttctgATGCACCTAGGCCCTTTCCCCCCAGCTTTCTCTCTTTGCTCCTGCAGTGGGCAGCCGGGTGAGCCAGGAGCTGCATTACACCAAGGAGAAGCTGGGGGAGGAGGCTGCATACACCTCTCAGATGCTGATACAGACCGCACGGCAGGAGGGAGAGAACATCCTCACGCCCGAAGCACTTGGCCTCCACCTCCAGGCAGCCCTCACTGCCAGTAAAGTCCAAGTATCACTCTATGGGAAGTGAGTCTGGCTGAGcccctgagcagctggggttGAGGCTTGCTGTGGGGGTTCTGGAGTGGGAATCCCCCTCTTCTGCTGATCTCCTATGCCCCTGGCTATTGCAGGTCCTGGGATTTGAACAAAATCTGCTACAAGTCAGGAGTTCCCCTTATTGAAAATGGAATGATTGAGCGGGTAAGTGTCCTGAGAGGGAATAGAGGCAGAACCTTTTCTGTGGCGTGGAAGGACTCAGAGAGACCGAGCAAGCTCCACAGCCTGCAATCCGCCCCCTTAAAACTAAGGAGGGGGATTGCAGAGGGCATCCTACAAAGGTTGTGGGGCAGGACTGATGTGGCCCGGGGTATCCCTGGCAGATGATTGAGAAGCTGTTTCCGTGCGTGATCCTCACTCCCCTCGACTGCTTCTGGGAGGGAGCCAAACTCCAAGGGGGCTCCGCCTACCTGCCGTGAGTGCCACTCCTGGGGCCCTGCTTCATCTCCCGCTGGGGACTCTCCCAGCAGAAAGGAGGGGTTGGGGGAATGAGGATGATCAAAACCTTACCAAGGTCCTAAGTGCTCCCAGGCCAGCAACAGAGAGCACGGGCTTCCCCAGGGCTCTCTCAACatcccccttctccttccctctgaaGGAAGGAAGACCTGACTTATTTACACAAAACTAAACACAAAGATCTGTAAGATCtgagcaaaggagaaaaagatcCCCAGAAAGAGGCTTTGTTGGGGGGAATTACCTAGGTGTTTGCTAagctgttgcccaggccagaaagAAAACCTGCTACAGGCGTGTGCCTGCTGGTTATATATTAGAACCAAGCACACAGCTTGGTAAGGGACTCAGTGGGGCCTTTCTAGGCCCTTTCTGTGTATTAGGTAACCCTGCCCTGATATCCGTCTCAGCCCCTTGTACTCATCTACCGCTCACTGTGGCACCCTGGTGGGCCCATGCTGCCTGGCAGTTCTGAGAAGCTGAGGCTTGCACACCCTCCATATGGAGGGACAAATGGGCAGATAAGAGGAGGGTGGGGTACAGCATGGGGCCCCAGCAGCAGTTTGGAGCCTGGGTTTTCATCCCTGACCCTCACCAACTATGGGCTCTTCCCTCAGCGGCCGTCCGGATATCCAGTGGACCAACCTGGATCCAGAGCAGCTGCTGGAGGAGCTGGGTCCCTTTGCCTCCCTTGAGGGCTTCCGGGAGCTGCTAGACAAGGCACAGGTGGGCCAGGCCTACGTGGGGCGGCCCTGTCTACACCCTGATGACCTCCACTGCCCACCTAGTGCCCCCAACCATCACAGCAGGCAGGTGGGTTCCAACCAGGTCTGCCAGGGAAAGACTGTTTTCCTTCCCTCATACACTCCTATGTTCCGGGGAAGCTGACTGCTCTGTGCCCTGACCCTCACTTCCTGGCATTACCCTGCTCCCGCAGTGCCAGGCCCCCAGTGTTCCATTCCCATTCAGTTATCCTACGGAGCCCTCACGTGGTATATGaatccctttttccttttctgagccTAGATAAGGCTggacttttttaaattttatttatttatttattttttgagtctcactctgtcgtccaggctggagtacagtagctggatcttggttcaagcaattctcctgcctcagcctcctgagtagctgggattacaggtgcccaccaccatgcctggctaatttttgttagcCCGccccaagggctgggattacaggcgtgagccactgcgctggccaaGGCTGGACTTTTTGtcaaaatagactaatacagggaAACTAAGAACACAGTAGGTAAGCATGAATATCATACCTGGTCTCCCTGGTTTCTTTATGGCCCTGCCAATGTGGTACTTTTCCCAGAATCCGCCAGTTACACCAGCTTCTCCCAGAAGCCTACTTCCAGGCCTCTACTCCCCCTTCGGGCTTCCTGTCTTCGGGATACTAGCTGTTCACTTCTGCAGAGCAGTCAAGAGGCTCAGAATAGTTACCTACACTCCAGGCCCACGGAGCTCCATGGTGGCTTGGTTCCTGGAGGTGGAAGCCCAGGGACACTCAGTTATCCGCAGCCAGGGCCTTGAGCATTAACCCCTCCTTTTCCCCTCCAGGCTCCCAACGTGGCTCACGAGCTGAGCGGGGGCTGCCATGGCTTCTCCCACAAATTCATGCACTGGCAGGAGGAATTGCTGCTGGGAGGCATGGCCAGAGACCCCCAGGGACAGCTGCTGAGGTAGGGTCTCCTCTGGGAGGTGATGAGGGGACTCCGTGCATGAGAACCCATACTGTAATGCCAGGCAGCTCTGGCAAAAGGCCCTGCACATCCCTCACCAGGTGTTTGGGCCAGCTCTGACCCCTGGTTCTCCCGCACCCCCACCAGGGCAGAGGCCCTGCAAAGCACCTTCTTGCTGATGAGTCCCCGCCAACTATACGAGCATTTCCGGGGTGACTATCAGACGCATGACATTGGCTGGAGTGAGGAACAGGCTGGCACAGTGCTACAAGCCTGGCAGCGGCGCTTTGTGCAGGTCGGTATGGACAAGGACAAGGTGGGTGCCCTGAGgccactccctcctcctgccccctccaATCTACCCTGTTTCTCCAGCTGGCCCAGGAGGCCCTGCCTGAGAACGCTTCCCAGCAGATCCACGCCTTCTCCTCCACCACCCTGGACGACATCCTGCATGCGTTCTCTGAAGTCAGCGCTGCCCGTGTGGTGGGAGGCTATCTGCTCATGGTGGGTTTTGCACCTGGCACCTTGCCCCACTCCACCTCCAGCCAGTGCCCACCCTGGGAGCCCCTGTCTGAGACTGCCCTTTCTCCCCACAGCTGGCCTATGCCTGTGTGACAATGCTACGGTGGGACTGTGCCCAGTCCCAGGGTGCTGTGGGCCTTGCCGGGGTACTGCTGGTGGCCCTGGCGGTGGCCTCAGGCCTTGGGCTCTGTGCCCTGCTCGGCATCACCTTCAATGCTGCCACTACCCAGGTACGCCTGGACTGCAGGGCAGATTCAGTGCCAGTCACCAGGCTTCACGGGTCCTCAGCTGCCCGCTCCTCTGCCCCTCTAGGTGCTGCCCTTCTTGGCTCTGGGAATCGGCGTGGATGATGTATTCCTGCTGGCGCACGCCTTCACAGAGGCTCTGCCTGGCACCCCTCTCCAGGTGGGGCCTCGTCCCCCAGGGCTCATCTGAGGCAGCTCAGCTTACTGGTTAAGAGCCTCTTGGTTCAAGTGACCCTGGGCTGCTAATGAACCTCAGTGCCTCTTGTCCCCATCTGTAAACAGGGGAAATAATAGTACTGTGTCCTAAGTTGTGTTTGGATCAGTGAGGTAACTCAAGCTGAATGCTTAGAACACCCCATCACACGTACATGGTACCCAGTAAATGCTAGCTGCTATGTTATGACTGCCCCACCTCTGCACCCCAAGTTCCTGAGCCTCCCCTTCACTCCACCTTGACACAGCCCCTCCTTTGTGACCTGAGGGCAGGTCCCCACTCTGTCCTGGCAGGAGCGCATGGGCGAGTGTCTGCAGCGCACGGGCACCAGTGTTGTACTCACATCCATCAACAACATGGCCGCCTTCCTCATGGCTGCCCTCGTTCCCATCCCCGCGCTGCGAGCCTTCTCCCTACAGGTGAGGCTGCTTACACGGGCGGCTCAGGGTGGGTGTGGGGCTGAGGCCAAGCTTCATCCAGCCTTCATGCCCCTCCTGTCCGTCCCCCAGGCGGCCATAGTGGTTGGCTGCACCTTTGTAGCCGTGATGCTTGTCTTCCCAGCCATCCTCAGCCTGGACCTACGGCGGCGCCACTGCCAGCGCCTCGATGTGCTCTGCTGCTTCTCCAGGTACTGCCTGCaccccagccccttcctcccGTGACCCACGCCAGCCTGTCCCCTCACCAGCATTTCAAGGCACAGACCTGTCATCCACTCTCTACTTCTTCCAGTCCCTGCTCTGCTCGGGTGATTCAGATCCTGCCCCAGGAGCTAGAGGACGAGACGGTTCCAGTGGGCATTGCCCACCTCACTGCCACAGTTCAAGCCTTTACACACTGTGAAGCCAGCAGCCAGCATGTGGTCACCATCCTGCCTCCCCAAGCCCACCTGGTGCCCCCACCTTCCGACCCACTGGGCTCTGAGGTCTTCAGCCCTGGAGGGTCCACACGGGACCTTCTAGGCCAGGAGGAGGAGACAAGGCAGAAGGCAGCCTGCAAGTCCCTGCCCTGTGCCCGCTGGAATCTTGCCCATTTTGCCCGCTACCAGTTTGCCCCCTTGCTGCTGCAGTCACATGCCAAGGTAAGACTGGGCCGAGCAGGGCAGAGACTTAGCATCTGTGGGTCCAGAAGGGCAGAGGGCTCAGTCCACCCctgaggggctgggggcagcCCTGGGGCCTCCAGCTTAGTTGCCACTTCCCACAGGCCATTGTGCTGGTGCTCTTTGGCGCTCTTCTGGGCCTGAGCCTCTACGGAGCCACCTTGGTGCAAGACGGCCTGGCCCTGACGGATGTGGTGCCCCGGGGCACCAAGGAGCATGCCTTCCTGAGCGCCCAGCTCAGGTACTTCTCCCTGTACGAGGTGGCCCTGGTGACCCAGGGTGGCTTTGACTACGCCCACTCCCAACGCGCCCTCTTTGATCTGCACCAGCGCTTCAGTTCCCTCAAGGCAGTGCTGCCCCCACCGGCCACCCAGGCACCCCGCACCTGGCTGCACTATTACCGCAGCTGGCTACAGGGTGAGAGGCGAGGAGACTGGCAGGGAGGGGTGCTGCAGGGAGAAACGCCCTGGGGCCACCAGCCAAGAGAACTCTATCCTGGTCTCCCCTAGGAATCCAGGCTGCCTTTGACCAGGACTGGGCTTCTGGGCGCATCACCCGCCACTCGTACCGCAATGGCTCTGAGGATGGGGCCCTGGCCTACAAGCTGCTCATCCAGACCGGAGACGCCCAGGAGCCTCTGGATTTCAGCCAGGTTGGGAGAGGGCTGGAGGGGTGGAGTAGCACAGGGGCTGCAGGCCTCCTGGGCCCAGGCCTTCAGCCCTCTCTGCCTCTGCAGCTGACCACAAGGAAGCTGGTAGACAGGGAGGGACTGATTCCACCCGAGCTCTTCTACATGGGGCTGACCGTGTGGGTGAGCAGTGACCCCCTGGGTCTGGCAGCCTCACAGGCCAACTTCTACCCCCCACCTCCTGAATGGCTGCACGACAAATACGACACCACGGGGGAGAACCTTCGCAGTGAGTCCTGGGGGGAGCTCAGCAAGAGCCTCAGCCTCACCCACACAAACCCTGAGCCTGAGGCCCTGCCCGCTCTGCCCCGTGCTCACTGCCCcgtccctctccctcttctccctttccctcccctccgcAGTCCCGCCGGCTCAGCCCTTGGAGTTTGCCCAGTTCCCCTTCCTGCTGCGTGGCCTCCAGAAGACTGCAGACTTTGTGGAGGCCATCGAGGGGGCCCGGGCAGCATGTGCAGAGGccggccaggctggggtgcacgcCTACCCCAGCGGCTCCCCCTTCCTCTTCTGGGAGCAGTATCTGGGCCTGCGACGCTGCTTCCTTCTGGCAGTCTGCATCCTGCTGGTGTGCACATTCCTCGTCTGTGCCCTGCTGCTCCTCAACCCCTGGACGGCTGGCCTCATAGTGAGTGCTTGCAGGAGTGGAGACAGAGAGACCCAGAGGCACCTGCACCCTTCCCTGCCCAGCCTGTCTTCCCTCCTGCCAGGAGCCCTCCGTGAGCCTTGTCTCCCCCAGGTGCTGGTCCTGGCGATGATGACGGTGGAGCTCTTTGGTATCATGGGTTTCCTGGGCATCAAGCTGAGCGCCATCCCCGTGGTGATCCTCGTGGCCTCTGTAGGCATCGGTGTTGAGTTCACAGTCCACATGGCTCTGGTGAGCACAGGCACCCCGGGGAGGGACCAGTCAGCTGATTCAGTATTCAACGCATATTGTTCAAGCCCCTACGATGTGCTAGGTACTGTTTAAGgatttggggccaggcgcggtggctcacgcctgtaatcccagcactttgggaggccaaggcaggcagatcacgaggtcaggagatcaagaccatcctggctaacacggtgaaaccctgtctctactaaaaatacaaaaaattagccgagcatggtgttgggcacctgtagtcccagctacttgggaggctgaggcaggagaatggtgtgaacccaggaggcggagcttgcagtgagtcaagatcgcgccactacactccagcctgggcgacagagcgagactccatctaaaaaaaaaaaaaaaaaaaaaaaaaaaaaaaaaaatttgggctggctggacatggtggctcacgcctgtaatcccagcactttgggaggccaaggcaggtggatcacctgaggtcagaagtttgaaaccagtccggccaacatggtaaaaccccatctctactaaaaatacaaaaaattagccaggcgtggtggcacatgccagtaatcccagctactttggagactgaggcaggagacttgcttgaacctgggaggcagaggttgcggtgagctgagatcgagccattgcactccagcctgggcaacaagagtgaaactctccgtctcaaaaaaagaagaagaagaagaagaagaatttgggctgggcacagtggctcatgcctgtaattgggATGATGCTggggcattttgggaggccaaggcaggaggatcccctgaagtcaggagttcaagactagctggccaacatggcaaaatcccgtctctactgaaaatacaaaatttagccgggcgtggtggtacatgcctgtaatcctagctactcaggaggctgaggcaggaaagtcgcttgaacccaggaggcagaggttacagtgagccaaatcgtatcactgcactccagcctgggcaaaagagcaagattcaatctcaaaaaggaaaagaatttggaaaataaaaataaaaaagaataagggaTATAATAGCAATACAGTTTTTTACCTCCAAGGAACTTATATTCTAGGGATATAGACAataagggctgggtgtggtggctcatgcctgtaatcctagcactttgggatgccgaggtgggcacatcacttgaagtcaggggttccagaccagcctggccgacatggtgaaaccccgtctctactaaaaatacgaaaattagctgggtgtgggggtgagcgcctgtaatcccagctacttggggaggctgaggcaggagaatcacttgaacccgggagggcggaggttgccatgagccaagaccacgccactgcactccaacctgggcaacagagcaggactctgtctcaaaaaaaaaaaaaaaaaagtaaataattagctgggcatggtggcacgtgcctgtagtcccagccacttgggaggttgaggcgggaggatcacttgaacctcagagtttgaggttgcagtgagccatgattataccactgcactccagcctgagcaacacagtaagatcctgtctcaaaaaaaaaaaaaaaaaaaaaagggatggtaGCGGATGGCAATGTGGGCTTAATGGAGGGGTTCTACAGAGATATCAGAGATACACAGATGCCAGAACCAAGGAGGGCCTTACCCAGGGCTGCATATTCTCTGACAGAGGAAAGGGGGGACCCACAGACCAGCCAGACTCCACAAAcagctcccttcccttcccccaccaaaTATCTCTATTATTATTCTGATTGTAAGAACAATATATGGTCCTTGAAAACAAAGTCAGTATGCAGAAAGGTACAAAAGAAGAATTAGAAATCCTCTGAAACACTACTCTGAGAAATAACTGTTATCACTTTGGCATCCCTCTTCTTGAAGGACTAGTGGTTGGCAAACTTCTTCTATTTATAGGACCAAATAGTAACCATTTGTGGCTTGGTAGGCCATAGAGTCTCTGCTGCAACTCTGCCATAGAAACACAAAATTGTCTAGACAATACATTAACCAATGGGTATGGCTGTTTCaacaaaatttcatttacaaaacaaGTAACAGGCTGTAGTCTGCCCAacctatttttgttgtttgtttgtttgtttgaaacagtttcactctgttgtgcaggctgga
This region of Macaca fascicularis isolate 582-1 chromosome 1, T2T-MFA8v1.1 genomic DNA includes:
- the PTCH2 gene encoding protein patched homolog 2 isoform X18 yields the protein METAQGLRSDQIHKASRVGSRVSQELHYTKEKLGEEAAYTSQMLIQTARQEGENILTPEALGLHLQAALTASKVQVSLYGKSWDLNKICYKSGVPLIENGMIERMIEKLFPCVILTPLDCFWEGAKLQGGSAYLPGRPDIQWTNLDPEQLLEELGPFASLEGFRELLDKAQVGQAYVGRPCLHPDDLHCPPSAPNHHSRQAPNVAHELSGGCHGFSHKFMHWQEELLLGGMARDPQGQLLRAEALQSTFLLMSPRQLYEHFRGDYQTHDIGWSEEQAGTVLQAWQRRFVQLAQEALPENASQQIHAFSSTTLDDILHAFSEVSAARVVGGYLLMLAYACVTMLRWDCAQSQGAVGLAGVLLVALAVASGLGLCALLGITFNAATTQVLPFLALGIGVDDVFLLAHAFTEALPGTPLQERMGECLQRTGTSVVLTSINNMAAFLMAALVPIPALRAFSLQAAIVVGCTFVAVMLVFPAILSLDLRRRHCQRLDVLCCFSSPCSARVIQILPQELEDETVPVGIAHLTATVQAFTHCEASSQHVVTILPPQAHLVPPPSDPLGSEVFSPGGSTRDLLGQEEETRQKAACKSLPCARWNLAHFARYQFAPLLLQSHAKAIVLVLFGALLGLSLYGATLVQDGLALTDVVPRGTKEHAFLSAQLRYFSLYEVALVTQGGFDYAHSQRALFDLHQRFSSLKAVLPPPATQAPRTWLHYYRSWLQGIQAAFDQDWASGRITRHSYRNGSEDGALAYKLLIQTGDAQEPLDFSQVGRGLEGWSSTGAAGLLGPGLQPSLPLQLTTRKLVDREGLIPPELFYMGLTVWVSSDPLGLAASQANFYPPPPEWLHDKYDTTGENLRIPPAQPLEFAQFPFLLRGLQKTADFVEAIEGARAACAEAGQAGVHAYPSGSPFLFWEQYLGLRRCFLLAVCILLVCTFLVCALLLLNPWTAGLIVLVLAMMTVELFGIMGFLGIKLSAIPVVILVASVGIGVEFTVHMALGFLTTQGSRNLRAARALEHTFAPVTDGAISTLLGLLMLAGSHFDFIVRYFFAALTVLTLLGLLHGLVLLPVLLSILGPPPEVIQMYKESPEVLSPPAPQGGGLRWGASPSLSQSFARVTTSMTVAIHPPPLPGAYVHPASDEHPWSPATTSVPGDQVQPLGEKSS
- the PTCH2 gene encoding protein patched homolog 2 isoform X5, with translation MGGRRPGQLPFLKLQPPPGHCSRHLEPCCASRASNSVCARNPFLLQPPRPTAHRAGEPRRRAPGPQLPALLPRSRLNTGTPQSLPRLRLGGPTESPRGAQRYWETGLAYGSAQITRVGGARAPHPRQHDSIAAPQRAAPELHTPSSNRSTPVGSRVSQELHYTKEKLGEEAAYTSQMLIQTARQEGENILTPEALGLHLQAALTASKVQVSLYGKSWDLNKICYKSGVPLIENGMIERMIEKLFPCVILTPLDCFWEGAKLQGGSAYLPGRPDIQWTNLDPEQLLEELGPFASLEGFRELLDKAQAPNVAHELSGGCHGFSHKFMHWQEELLLGGMARDPQGQLLRAEALQSTFLLMSPRQLYEHFRGDYQTHDIGWSEEQAGTVLQAWQRRFVQLAQEALPENASQQIHAFSSTTLDDILHAFSEVSAARVVGGYLLMLAYACVTMLRWDCAQSQGAVGLAGVLLVALAVASGLGLCALLGITFNAATTQVLPFLALGIGVDDVFLLAHAFTEALPGTPLQERMGECLQRTGTSVVLTSINNMAAFLMAALVPIPALRAFSLQAAIVVGCTFVAVMLVFPAILSLDLRRRHCQRLDVLCCFSSPCSARVIQILPQELEDETVPVGIAHLTATVQAFTHCEASSQHVVTILPPQAHLVPPPSDPLGSEVFSPGGSTRDLLGQEEETRQKAACKSLPCARWNLAHFARYQFAPLLLQSHAKAIVLVLFGALLGLSLYGATLVQDGLALTDVVPRGTKEHAFLSAQLRYFSLYEVALVTQGGFDYAHSQRALFDLHQRFSSLKAVLPPPATQAPRTWLHYYRSWLQGIQAAFDQDWASGRITRHSYRNGSEDGALAYKLLIQTGDAQEPLDFSQLTTRKLVDREGLIPPELFYMGLTVWVSSDPLGLAASQANFYPPPPEWLHDKYDTTGENLRIPPAQPLEFAQFPFLLRGLQKTADFVEAIEGARAACAEAGQAGVHAYPSGSPFLFWEQYLGLRRCFLLAVCILLVCTFLVCALLLLNPWTAGLIVLVLAMMTVELFGIMGFLGIKLSAIPVVILVASVGIGVEFTVHMALGFLTTQGSRNLRAARALEHTFAPVTDGAISTLLGLLMLAGSHFDFIVRYFFAALTVLTLLGLLHGLVLLPVLLSILGPPPEVIQMYKESPEVLSPPAPQGGGLRWGASPSLSQSFARVTTSMTVAIHPPPLPGAYVHPASDEHPWSPATTSVPGDQVQPLGEKSS